From one Terriglobales bacterium genomic stretch:
- a CDS encoding hydrogenase maturation nickel metallochaperone HypA — translation MDERELANTVVEIVDHAAYRNAVHHVACVHIAIGGRRGFDLQALDAAFGTVARGTVAEGARLEVRVLPVTRRCHNCGTNFEAAADDCECPHCGHPHTDPITGEEVRVLDMEVEESELKTPA, via the coding sequence ATGGACGAGCGCGAGTTGGCCAACACCGTAGTGGAGATCGTGGATCACGCCGCTTATCGCAACGCGGTGCACCACGTAGCCTGCGTACACATTGCCATCGGGGGCCGGCGGGGATTCGACCTGCAGGCGCTCGATGCCGCCTTCGGGACCGTCGCCCGCGGCACGGTGGCCGAGGGGGCGCGACTCGAGGTCCGGGTTCTCCCGGTGACCCGTCGCTGCCACAACTGCGGGACCAATTTCGAGGCCGCCGCCGACGACTGTGAGTGTCCGCACTGCGGCCATCCCCACACCGACCCCATCACTGGCGAAGAGGTGCGGGTGCTCGACATGGAAGTGGAGGAATCAGAACTCAAGACCCCGGCCTGA
- the lspA gene encoding signal peptidase II, whose product MTGSRDMRKYHFLGAVSVFLADQSSKWLITQRIVLHESVTVIPGFFRLTHVVNRGAAFGLLSDSEWNVAILILFSLVALAVVSTLLWRNSHRVSTTGFGLALILGGAVGNLWDRLLDGHVVDFFDFHLAGYHWPAFNVADSAIVIGALLLVAEILFAKAPAGEKALSGR is encoded by the coding sequence ATGACCGGAAGCCGCGACATGCGCAAATACCACTTTCTGGGCGCGGTCAGCGTGTTCCTCGCCGACCAGTCCAGCAAGTGGCTGATCACCCAGCGCATCGTGCTGCATGAGAGCGTCACCGTCATCCCCGGGTTCTTCCGCCTGACCCACGTGGTCAACCGCGGGGCCGCGTTCGGGCTGCTCTCCGACTCGGAGTGGAACGTGGCCATCCTCATCTTGTTTTCCCTGGTTGCCCTGGCGGTGGTCTCCACCCTGCTGTGGCGGAACAGCCACCGGGTGAGTACCACTGGATTCGGGCTGGCGCTCATCCTGGGTGGGGCGGTGGGCAACCTGTGGGACCGGTTGCTGGACGGGCACGTGGTGGACTTCTTCGACTTCCACCTGGCCGGGTACCACTGGCCTGCGTTTAACGTTGCCGATAGCGCCATCGTGATTGGGGCCCTGCTGCTGGTGGCGGAGATCCTCTTTGCCAAGGCGCCGGCCGGGGAAAAGGCCCTCTCCGGCCGCTAG
- the ileS gene encoding isoleucine--tRNA ligase yields MGAPTDLKATINLPKTGFSMKANLPQNEPTMLARWEEMGIYERIREARRGAPIYLLHDGPPYANGPIHLGTALNKTLKDFVVKSKNMAGFDSPYVPGWDCHGLPIEIKVDEALGRKKLEMAALDVRRACREYAEKYLDLQRGQFKRLGIFGRFERPYSTMSPDYESVIVATLYDFFEKGYVYRGLRPVYWCIKDKTALAEAEVEYEDHTSPSIWVKYALTSDPGKIDPALAGKKVNTIIWTTTPWTLPASMAVAFHPKLEYVALEATGQVYVVAGVLAARTRETCKLEGVREIARFPGTRLERATFAHPFLERQVLGVLADYVTTDQGTGAVHTAPSHGPDDFYTGAKYKLDQTCNVDEAGRLRNGLPDYDGQTVFEANPHIVELLKKRGALLAVEQIAHSYPHCWRCHQPVIFRATEQWFISMESKLEGGTLRERTLEQIKKVKWDPAWGEERLSNMIASRPDWCISRQRVWGVPIAVFYCEGCGEVLHSPEAKRAVVELFAREGADAWFAKQAAGILPAGTKCPKCGGAQFRKEMDIVDVWFESGVSHLAVLGHEPRLPWPAHLYLEGADQYRGWFQSSLLVSIGAKGVPPYLGVATPGWTLDEQGHAMSKSRGNDVDPVDIANRLGGEILRLWVASVDFREDVVGSETLMQRVAEGYRKVRNTFRFILGNLNGFDPARDAVPFAEMEPIDRYLLLRAAEVTARARQWYEEFAFHKVYHQVHDFCIVDLSAFYFDALKDRLYTLAPRSRARRSAQTAIWKIGEALVRLLAPMMSFTADEIWGHLPPVAGRAASVHLALFPAEGDLVEGGVSAAEREALRADWQILLWVRDQVLQALESARNAKTIGGSLEAQVSLAAPAAVHSVLDRHAKELCSLFIVSQVALEKPISGDGVSSISVQVRRADGRKCERCWNYSTRVGESMKYPTVCERCVAALDEIAGGK; encoded by the coding sequence ATGGGAGCACCCACGGACCTGAAGGCCACCATCAACCTGCCCAAAACCGGCTTCTCCATGAAGGCCAATCTTCCGCAGAACGAGCCCACCATGCTCGCCCGCTGGGAAGAAATGGGCATCTACGAGCGCATCCGGGAGGCGCGCCGGGGGGCGCCCATCTACCTGCTGCACGACGGCCCTCCCTATGCCAACGGGCCCATCCATCTGGGGACGGCGCTGAACAAGACCCTGAAGGACTTCGTGGTGAAGTCCAAGAACATGGCGGGCTTCGACTCCCCCTACGTGCCCGGGTGGGACTGCCACGGCCTGCCCATCGAGATCAAAGTGGACGAGGCGCTGGGCCGCAAGAAGCTGGAGATGGCGGCGCTCGATGTGCGCCGCGCCTGCCGCGAGTATGCCGAGAAGTACCTCGACCTGCAGCGCGGCCAGTTCAAGCGGCTGGGCATCTTCGGGCGCTTCGAGCGGCCGTATTCCACCATGTCGCCGGACTACGAATCGGTGATCGTCGCCACCCTCTACGATTTCTTCGAGAAGGGGTACGTCTATCGCGGCCTGCGGCCTGTGTACTGGTGCATCAAGGACAAGACCGCGCTGGCCGAAGCCGAGGTGGAGTACGAGGACCACACCAGCCCCAGCATCTGGGTGAAGTACGCGCTCACCAGCGACCCCGGCAAGATCGATCCCGCGCTGGCCGGAAAGAAGGTCAACACCATCATCTGGACGACCACGCCGTGGACGCTGCCGGCCTCCATGGCGGTGGCCTTTCATCCCAAGCTGGAGTACGTCGCGCTGGAGGCGACGGGCCAGGTGTACGTGGTGGCGGGAGTGCTGGCCGCCCGGACGCGGGAGACCTGCAAGCTCGAAGGGGTGCGCGAGATTGCGCGCTTTCCCGGCACGCGGCTGGAGCGCGCGACCTTTGCCCATCCCTTCCTGGAGCGGCAAGTCCTCGGCGTGCTGGCCGATTACGTCACCACCGACCAGGGTACGGGCGCGGTCCACACCGCTCCCTCGCATGGCCCCGACGACTTCTACACCGGCGCCAAATACAAGCTGGACCAGACCTGCAACGTGGATGAAGCCGGCAGGCTGCGCAACGGACTGCCTGACTACGATGGCCAGACCGTCTTCGAGGCCAACCCGCACATCGTCGAGCTGCTGAAGAAGCGGGGCGCGCTGCTGGCCGTGGAGCAGATCGCGCACTCCTACCCGCACTGCTGGCGCTGCCACCAGCCGGTCATCTTCCGCGCCACCGAGCAGTGGTTCATCTCCATGGAGAGCAAGCTGGAGGGCGGAACGCTGCGCGAGCGCACGCTGGAGCAGATCAAGAAGGTGAAGTGGGACCCGGCTTGGGGCGAAGAGCGCCTCTCCAACATGATCGCCAGCCGGCCCGACTGGTGCATCTCCCGGCAGCGGGTGTGGGGCGTGCCCATCGCGGTGTTTTATTGCGAGGGCTGCGGAGAGGTGCTGCACTCACCGGAGGCCAAACGCGCCGTGGTGGAACTCTTCGCTCGCGAGGGCGCCGATGCCTGGTTCGCCAAGCAGGCGGCGGGGATCCTTCCCGCGGGCACGAAGTGTCCCAAGTGCGGCGGCGCACAATTCCGCAAAGAGATGGACATCGTGGACGTGTGGTTCGAATCCGGCGTCAGCCACCTGGCCGTGCTCGGTCACGAGCCCAGGCTGCCCTGGCCCGCCCATCTGTACCTCGAGGGCGCCGACCAGTACCGCGGGTGGTTTCAGTCCTCGTTGCTGGTTTCGATCGGGGCCAAGGGCGTGCCTCCCTACCTGGGGGTGGCTACCCCCGGCTGGACCCTGGACGAGCAGGGCCACGCCATGTCCAAGTCCCGGGGCAACGACGTGGATCCGGTGGACATCGCCAACCGCCTAGGCGGGGAGATTCTGCGCCTGTGGGTGGCCTCGGTGGACTTCCGCGAGGACGTGGTCGGCTCCGAAACCCTGATGCAGCGGGTGGCGGAGGGCTATCGCAAGGTCCGCAACACCTTCCGCTTCATCCTGGGGAACCTCAACGGCTTCGACCCGGCGCGGGACGCGGTGCCATTCGCGGAGATGGAGCCCATCGACCGCTACCTGCTGCTGCGCGCGGCGGAGGTCACGGCGCGGGCCCGCCAGTGGTACGAGGAGTTTGCCTTCCACAAGGTCTACCACCAGGTGCACGATTTCTGCATCGTAGACTTGAGCGCGTTCTACTTCGACGCGCTCAAGGACCGGCTGTACACCCTCGCTCCCCGGTCGCGGGCGCGGCGTTCGGCGCAGACGGCCATCTGGAAGATTGGAGAGGCCCTGGTGCGGCTGTTGGCTCCCATGATGAGCTTCACCGCAGACGAGATCTGGGGTCACTTGCCCCCGGTGGCGGGGCGGGCGGCCAGCGTCCACCTGGCGCTCTTCCCTGCCGAAGGCGATCTGGTCGAGGGCGGAGTTTCGGCGGCGGAGCGCGAAGCGCTCCGCGCGGATTGGCAGATCCTGCTGTGGGTGCGCGATCAGGTGCTGCAGGCGCTGGAGAGCGCGCGCAACGCCAAGACCATCGGCGGCAGCCTGGAGGCGCAGGTCTCGCTGGCCGCCCCGGCGGCGGTGCACTCGGTTCTGGACCGGCATGCGAAGGAGCTGTGCTCGCTGTTCATCGTCTCGCAGGTGGCGCTGGAGAAACCAATCTCGGGAGACGGGGTTTCCAGCATCAGCGTCCAGGTGCGCCGCGCGGACGGGCGCAAGTGCGAGCGCTGCTGGAACTATTCGACCCGGGTGGGAGAAAGCATGAAGTATCCTACGGTGTGTGAGCGCTGCGTGGCGGCTCTCGATGAGATTGCAGGGGGAAAGTAG
- a CDS encoding energy transducer TonB, which translates to MLQLELYKNPRRENPAEEEDLGLLLELDVPLWRSLARGLSGLFSPAPAPLQLASRPVSVRELRLDQPLWRSLAANLGALLFPEKLPPLQLQSKPAKVRDIWGAYDNRKSGWAGTVLVHGSVAVAIAAFYLGGGKVVEARRHEAVVLIPTDISDYLPLSNKKHDTIGGGGGGGDRDKLAAPKGKLPKLAMEQLAPPAVIVRNEHPKLPVEPTVVIPPQVKLAQVNMPTFGDPVAQVGPPSNGTGSGGGIGSGSGGGVGSGEGPGVGPGRGGGIGGGIFRVGGGVSAPRILYQPDPEYSEQARKAKYEGTVTLWLIVGPDGRPHDIRISRSLGMGLDEKAVEAVRQWKFEPARKSGQAVSVQINVEVEFRLY; encoded by the coding sequence GTGTTGCAGCTGGAGTTGTATAAGAACCCGCGCCGGGAAAACCCGGCAGAAGAAGAAGACCTGGGGCTGCTGCTCGAGCTCGATGTGCCTTTGTGGCGCTCTCTCGCTCGCGGCCTGAGCGGGTTGTTCTCCCCGGCCCCCGCGCCCTTACAACTGGCTTCGCGTCCCGTGTCGGTGCGGGAGCTCCGCCTGGACCAGCCGCTGTGGCGTTCGCTCGCAGCCAACCTGGGTGCGCTGCTGTTCCCGGAGAAGCTGCCGCCGCTGCAACTCCAGTCCAAGCCAGCGAAGGTGCGCGACATCTGGGGTGCCTACGATAATCGCAAGTCAGGATGGGCCGGCACCGTTCTGGTGCATGGCAGTGTTGCCGTGGCCATCGCGGCCTTCTACCTGGGCGGCGGGAAAGTGGTCGAAGCGCGACGCCACGAAGCCGTGGTGCTGATCCCCACGGACATCTCCGACTATCTGCCGCTCTCCAACAAGAAGCACGACACCATCGGCGGCGGCGGCGGGGGCGGCGACCGCGACAAACTGGCCGCTCCCAAGGGCAAGCTGCCCAAGCTGGCCATGGAGCAGTTGGCGCCTCCGGCGGTCATCGTCCGCAATGAGCACCCCAAGCTGCCCGTGGAGCCTACCGTGGTCATCCCACCGCAGGTGAAGCTCGCCCAGGTCAACATGCCCACCTTCGGCGACCCCGTGGCCCAGGTCGGTCCGCCTTCGAACGGCACCGGCTCCGGCGGCGGTATCGGGTCCGGGAGCGGAGGCGGCGTAGGCTCAGGGGAAGGACCGGGCGTCGGCCCCGGTCGCGGCGGCGGCATCGGCGGCGGCATCTTCCGCGTGGGCGGTGGGGTCTCAGCGCCCCGCATCCTCTACCAGCCGGATCCGGAGTATTCGGAGCAGGCCCGCAAGGCCAAGTACGAGGGCACGGTAACTCTCTGGCTGATTGTTGGGCCGGACGGCCGCCCGCACGACATCCGCATCTCCCGCAGCCTGGGGATGGGCCTGGACGAGAAGGCCGTGGAGGCCGTTCGTCAGTGGAAGTTCGAACCCGCGCGCAAGAGCGGCCAGGCCGTGTCGGTGCAGATCAACGTCGAAGTGGAATTCAGGCTTTACTGA
- a CDS encoding ATP-binding cassette domain-containing protein: MVIELKHVHKTYPAKAEGDSSLLHALEDVSLEVATGEWLAVMGPSGSGKSSLVNLIGGLDRPSAGEVWVEGKELGSLSVGELNRFRAEKIGFVFQQFHLLPYLTSVENVMLAQYFHSMTNEQEARQALERVGLGDRAEHLPAQLSGGEQQRVCIARALINDPSILVADEPTGSLDAVNEEIVMRLLRDLHRQGRTVIMVTHDPVVARLADRRVDLHHGRIASQEIFAMADAEQFDEVLEEMWVIGESNELAEVGRMSVSGALPVSLAVDKMRQMGLVTVEAHPPQPHGHKPVLDRCHDFLRPAGDLPADGDRIVGFTERGRQRAADIIRRHRLAERLFMETLHMQDEREIEQQACKFEHILSPEATEKICSFLGHPKTCPHGSPIPPGACCGS, from the coding sequence ATGGTCATCGAACTCAAACACGTGCACAAGACCTACCCCGCGAAAGCAGAGGGCGATTCCAGCCTGCTGCACGCGCTGGAAGATGTATCGCTCGAGGTGGCAACCGGCGAATGGCTGGCGGTGATGGGGCCGTCGGGCTCGGGAAAATCGTCGCTGGTGAACCTCATCGGCGGGCTCGACCGCCCGTCCGCCGGCGAAGTCTGGGTGGAGGGCAAGGAACTGGGCTCGCTCTCTGTGGGCGAGCTGAACCGCTTCCGCGCCGAGAAGATCGGTTTCGTCTTTCAACAGTTCCATCTGCTTCCCTATCTCACGTCTGTCGAGAACGTGATGCTGGCGCAGTACTTTCACAGCATGACCAACGAGCAGGAGGCGCGGCAGGCGCTGGAACGCGTAGGGCTGGGCGATCGCGCGGAGCACCTGCCGGCGCAGCTCTCCGGCGGAGAGCAGCAGCGAGTGTGCATCGCGCGCGCGCTCATCAACGACCCGTCGATTCTCGTGGCCGACGAGCCCACCGGCAGCCTGGACGCCGTCAACGAAGAGATTGTGATGCGGCTGCTGCGCGACCTGCACCGCCAGGGACGCACCGTCATCATGGTGACCCACGACCCGGTGGTGGCCCGCCTGGCCGACCGCCGCGTGGACCTGCATCACGGCCGCATCGCCTCCCAGGAGATCTTCGCCATGGCCGACGCGGAGCAGTTCGACGAGGTCCTGGAAGAGATGTGGGTCATCGGCGAGAGCAACGAGCTGGCCGAGGTAGGCCGCATGAGCGTCTCGGGGGCGCTGCCCGTCTCCCTGGCGGTGGACAAGATGCGGCAGATGGGGTTGGTCACGGTCGAGGCCCACCCGCCGCAGCCGCACGGCCACAAGCCGGTGCTCGACCGCTGCCACGACTTCCTCCGCCCCGCCGGGGACCTGCCTGCGGACGGCGACAGGATTGTCGGCTTCACCGAGCGCGGGCGGCAGCGGGCCGCGGACATCATCCGGCGCCACCGCCTGGCCGAGCGCCTCTTCATGGAGACCCTGCACATGCAGGACGAGAGGGAGATCGAGCAGCAGGCGTGCAAGTTCGAGCACATCCTCTCGCCCGAGGCCACGGAAAAGATCTGCTCCTTCCTGGGACACCCCAAGACCTGCCCGCACGGCAGCCCCATCCCGCCCGGAGCCTGCTGCGGAAGTTAG
- a CDS encoding FtsX-like permease family protein, with protein sequence MNPRRSMFLRMLLRAALVHPGRSLTALTALAVAATVATAMLNLYTDAGAKLEREFRNYGANLVVIGPDGGTLPEGALQTIETAMGGRGIAVPFSYAIAKTSDGSPVVVAGTDMIRVRTLNSWWSVTAWPAAPGDALMGARAAQALAPDGQPFDLTFQGRTLRVKPVGTLRTGAAEDSRIYLPMADFQAWTGIGYSTIEVRAAGSPQQVEEAAQQLSAALPQAQVRPVRQILEAEAQVLGKTRSTILAAVALILVTAALCVLATLTASVFDRRKDLAIMKALGASEWMANGLFLAEAAALGTTGAVIGFALGVGAAAWIGRANFHAPISPRLDVFPAVLAGSILVAVLSALIPISLLRHVQPAAILKGE encoded by the coding sequence ATGAACCCGCGACGCTCCATGTTCCTGCGCATGCTGCTCCGGGCCGCCCTGGTGCACCCGGGCCGCTCGCTAACCGCGCTCACTGCCCTGGCCGTGGCCGCTACCGTCGCCACTGCCATGCTCAACCTGTACACCGACGCCGGCGCCAAGCTGGAGCGTGAATTCCGCAACTACGGCGCTAACCTGGTGGTGATCGGACCGGACGGCGGCACGTTGCCCGAGGGCGCTTTGCAAACAATCGAGACCGCGATGGGCGGCCGCGGGATCGCGGTTCCCTTCTCCTACGCTATCGCCAAGACCAGCGACGGCTCGCCGGTGGTGGTGGCCGGGACGGACATGATCCGAGTGCGCACGCTGAACAGTTGGTGGTCGGTCACGGCCTGGCCCGCTGCCCCCGGCGACGCCTTGATGGGCGCGCGCGCCGCACAGGCACTCGCGCCCGACGGGCAGCCCTTTGACCTGACCTTCCAGGGACGCACTCTTCGGGTGAAACCCGTGGGAACGCTGCGCACCGGGGCAGCCGAGGACAGCCGCATCTACCTGCCCATGGCGGATTTTCAGGCGTGGACGGGAATCGGCTACTCGACCATCGAGGTGCGGGCCGCGGGGTCGCCTCAACAGGTCGAAGAAGCTGCGCAGCAACTTTCCGCGGCATTGCCCCAGGCGCAGGTGCGCCCGGTGCGCCAGATCCTCGAAGCCGAAGCGCAGGTGCTGGGCAAGACCCGCTCCACCATTCTGGCGGCAGTGGCCCTGATCCTGGTGACCGCTGCCCTGTGCGTGCTGGCCACGCTCACCGCTTCGGTATTCGACCGCCGCAAGGACCTGGCGATCATGAAGGCCCTGGGCGCTTCGGAGTGGATGGCTAACGGTCTCTTTCTGGCGGAGGCGGCGGCGCTGGGAACAACCGGAGCGGTCATCGGATTCGCTCTGGGGGTGGGCGCGGCGGCGTGGATCGGGCGCGCCAACTTCCATGCCCCCATCTCCCCGCGGCTGGACGTTTTTCCCGCGGTGCTGGCGGGGAGTATCTTGGTGGCTGTGCTTTCGGCGCTGATTCCCATCTCCCTGCTGCGACACGTGCAGCCGGCAGCGATCCTCAAAGGCGAGTGA